Proteins from one Gimesia maris genomic window:
- a CDS encoding RluA family pseudouridine synthase gives MKTAFETDLIVEDYLDGARIDRFLSRHFRNYSTHRLQRIVQAGFAKVNGIPADPLQRVFRGQQINIRLPEPPDKTYDPEPLPLEVLYEDAWLIIVNKPPGMIAHPAGNILSGTVANALQYYLDQQTGVRSLLRPGIVHRLDQFTSGILIVAKEHLGHRSLSIQFQQNRVSKSYLAIVRDQPKQDLFENNDAIGEHPTQAGVCMTTHPEALRAKAAFTRFEVVERLPGHSLIRAFPKTGRLHQIRVHLADLGFPIIADDFYGNDARLLDDRELISRQALHAEQIEFSHPVTSLRMNISAGVPADFQLALQRIRSAWSV, from the coding sequence ATGAAGACTGCGTTTGAAACCGATCTGATTGTCGAGGATTACCTGGACGGAGCCCGCATCGATCGGTTTCTCAGCCGTCATTTCAGAAATTATTCGACGCATCGTCTGCAGCGCATCGTACAGGCGGGGTTTGCTAAAGTGAATGGCATTCCCGCTGATCCGTTGCAGCGCGTGTTTCGAGGTCAGCAAATCAATATCCGGCTCCCGGAGCCACCCGATAAAACGTATGATCCGGAACCACTGCCACTGGAGGTTCTGTATGAAGATGCGTGGCTGATCATCGTCAACAAGCCCCCGGGTATGATTGCACATCCGGCGGGAAATATTCTTTCCGGCACAGTCGCCAATGCCCTGCAGTATTACCTCGATCAGCAGACCGGAGTACGCAGCCTGTTGCGCCCGGGTATTGTGCATCGGCTCGATCAGTTCACCAGCGGAATTCTGATCGTCGCGAAAGAGCATCTGGGACACCGCAGTCTCTCGATCCAGTTCCAGCAGAATCGCGTCAGCAAATCCTACCTGGCGATTGTCCGTGATCAGCCGAAACAGGACCTGTTCGAAAACAATGACGCGATAGGCGAACACCCGACACAGGCAGGCGTCTGTATGACCACCCACCCGGAGGCGCTGCGAGCCAAAGCGGCGTTTACCCGTTTTGAAGTCGTAGAACGCTTGCCGGGCCACTCACTGATTCGCGCATTTCCCAAAACCGGACGTCTGCACCAGATCCGTGTGCATCTGGCCGACCTGGGATTCCCCATCATCGCCGACGACTTTTATGGCAACGATGCCCGGCTGCTCGATGACCGCGAGTTAATTTCCAGGCAGGCATTGCATGCCGAGCAGATCGAGTTCTCACACCCTGTAACCAGTTTGCGAATGAATATTTCCGCCGGAGTACCAGCTGATTTCCAACTGGCACTCCAGCGGATACGAAGCGCCTGGAGCGTATAA
- a CDS encoding neutral/alkaline non-lysosomal ceramidase N-terminal domain-containing protein has translation MKYLTQIRLGFLPLLLCSLFLVNPVRSSASEALWKAASVSVVITPEENLWMAGYGGRTAPADGKIHDLWMKVLVIEARDGHRGVIVSTDTLGIPQSIYNNVCAALKKKYKLERSQIMLNSSHTHCGPVLRRALNDIYPLTPEHIKKINAYSEKLEQQLVDAVGKAIKELEPATLWAGTGFTSFAVNRRNNIESEVPGLRKAHDLKGPVDHSVPVLAVKDKDGQLKTLVFGYACHNTTLGIQKWCGDYAGFAQYDLEAMFPGVTAMFYMGCGADQNPLPRRTQELAESYGSRLAHAVADTVRLPMVELDPELKTEIEITDIKLADAPTKAELEKIAAGNPKSYVTRWGTRLLKELNAGETFITSYPFPVQVWQLGKTQLWITIGGEVVVDYSLGMKKEFGPNTWVAGYCNDVMAYTPSLRVLEEDVPPRKSSRWGYEGNTSMMVYGLPANRWSDEIEDKIIDSARRQVKKVRNGK, from the coding sequence AAGTTCAGCATCTGAAGCGCTTTGGAAAGCCGCTTCGGTCAGCGTCGTGATTACGCCGGAAGAAAACCTCTGGATGGCAGGTTACGGCGGACGCACGGCTCCCGCCGACGGCAAAATCCACGATCTCTGGATGAAAGTGCTGGTGATAGAAGCCCGTGACGGACATCGGGGCGTGATTGTCTCAACTGATACCCTGGGTATTCCCCAGTCAATCTACAACAATGTCTGCGCGGCTCTCAAGAAAAAATACAAACTGGAACGCAGCCAGATCATGTTGAACAGCTCTCACACCCACTGTGGTCCTGTATTGAGACGTGCCCTGAACGATATCTATCCCCTGACTCCCGAGCATATTAAAAAGATCAATGCATATTCAGAAAAGCTGGAACAGCAACTGGTTGATGCCGTCGGAAAAGCAATCAAAGAACTCGAACCCGCGACTCTCTGGGCTGGAACCGGCTTCACCAGTTTCGCCGTCAACCGTCGCAATAATATCGAATCGGAAGTCCCCGGTCTCAGAAAAGCTCATGATCTCAAAGGGCCCGTGGACCACAGCGTCCCGGTTCTCGCCGTCAAAGACAAAGATGGTCAACTCAAAACGCTCGTCTTCGGTTATGCCTGTCACAATACCACTCTGGGCATCCAGAAGTGGTGTGGAGATTATGCCGGTTTCGCCCAATACGATCTCGAAGCCATGTTTCCCGGCGTGACCGCCATGTTCTATATGGGCTGCGGAGCCGACCAGAATCCACTTCCCCGTCGCACACAGGAACTGGCTGAATCGTATGGTTCACGGCTGGCACATGCGGTGGCTGACACAGTGCGACTCCCCATGGTGGAACTCGATCCCGAACTCAAAACCGAAATCGAGATTACTGACATCAAGCTCGCTGATGCACCCACGAAAGCGGAACTCGAAAAAATCGCAGCCGGTAATCCCAAATCCTACGTGACCCGCTGGGGAACTCGACTGTTGAAGGAACTGAATGCCGGCGAAACCTTTATCACCTCTTACCCATTCCCGGTCCAGGTCTGGCAGTTGGGAAAAACTCAGCTCTGGATCACCATTGGCGGCGAAGTCGTCGTCGATTATTCTCTGGGAATGAAAAAAGAGTTCGGCCCGAACACCTGGGTTGCCGGCTACTGCAATGATGTGATGGCCTACACCCCGTCACTGCGGGTTCTGGAAGAAGACGTTCCCCCGCGTAAATCATCCCGCTGGGGCTATGAAGGGAACACATCGATGATGGTCTATGGACTACCCGCCAACCGCTGGTCGGATGAAATCGAAGACAAAATCATCGATAGTGCCCGGAGACAGGTCAAAAAGGTCCGAAATGGAAAATAG
- the acnA gene encoding aconitate hydratase AcnA has translation MASGNPFGAEGQFKAAGSEFTYYRLQKLIDDGIGNIESLPYSIRVLLESCLRNVDGFVVNESDVTNLANWSAESPNPVEVPFKPGRVVLQDFTGVPAVVDLAALRSAMVRLGGDPQKINPLVPCDLVIDHSVQVDEFATRLSLQHNVEKEFERNQERYQFLRWGQQALNNFGVVPPATGIVHQVNLEYLAKAVLTKDGVAYPDSLVGTDSHTTMINGLGVVGWGVGGIEAEAVMLGQPIYMLTPEVVGFRLSGKLPPAATATDLVLRIVQMLREHGVVGKFVEFYGPGLSNMSLADRATIANMAPEYGATIGFFPVDDETLNYMRRTGRTDAEVDLVERYYKEQGMFRTDSSPEPSFTSKLELDISTIEVSLAGPKRPQDRIALTDMKSHWHSDLSKTFGKQDPSNTSVAVEYNDQNFNLKDGSVVIAAITSCTNTSNPSVMLGAGLLAKKAAEKGLTRKPWVKTSLAPGSRVVTDYLEKAGLTPYLDQLGFNLVGYGCTTCIGNSGPLPAPISKAINENDIVAAAVLSGNRNFEGRISPDVRANYLASPPLVVAYAIAGTTDIDLSTEPLGQDQDGNDVFLKDVWPSQEEVNATMESSINPEMFRHEYGKATEGSPEWQAINGGDGDIFAWDEHSTYIQEPPFFVDMPVTPAPISSINDARVLVSVGDSVTTDHISPAGAIKADSPAGKYLQENGITPANFNSYGSRRGNDRVMTRGTFANIRLSNLLAPGTSGGVTTYLPTGEQTSIYEASLKYKEAGTPLVVLAGGDYGMGSSRDWAAKGTFLLGIKAVIATSFERIHRSNLVGMGVLPLQFRDGESREELGLDGTETFDIELDDNLKPGQAIRVTATKENGTQVLFTAQCRIDTPVEVEYYRNGGILHKVLRDLAAS, from the coding sequence ATGGCTTCCGGAAATCCTTTTGGCGCGGAAGGTCAATTCAAGGCAGCAGGTAGTGAGTTCACCTATTACCGCCTGCAGAAACTGATTGATGATGGCATCGGCAATATCGAATCACTTCCCTATTCCATTCGTGTGCTGCTCGAATCCTGCCTGCGAAATGTGGATGGCTTCGTGGTCAACGAATCGGATGTCACGAATCTCGCCAACTGGAGTGCGGAATCTCCCAATCCTGTCGAAGTCCCCTTTAAACCAGGCCGCGTGGTCCTGCAGGACTTCACCGGTGTGCCCGCTGTTGTCGATCTGGCTGCCCTCCGCAGTGCCATGGTCCGACTGGGCGGCGATCCTCAGAAAATCAATCCTCTGGTACCCTGTGACCTCGTGATCGACCACTCGGTGCAGGTCGATGAATTTGCAACCCGACTCTCCCTGCAGCACAATGTCGAAAAAGAATTCGAACGGAACCAGGAACGCTACCAGTTCCTCCGTTGGGGTCAGCAGGCACTCAATAACTTCGGCGTCGTGCCTCCTGCCACCGGTATCGTACATCAGGTCAACCTCGAGTATCTGGCCAAAGCCGTGCTCACCAAAGATGGCGTTGCGTATCCAGACAGCCTGGTCGGAACAGATAGCCACACCACCATGATCAACGGCCTGGGTGTCGTAGGCTGGGGTGTCGGTGGTATTGAAGCCGAAGCGGTCATGCTCGGTCAGCCCATTTACATGCTGACACCCGAAGTCGTCGGCTTCCGATTGAGCGGCAAACTTCCCCCCGCTGCGACGGCAACTGACCTGGTACTCCGTATCGTTCAGATGCTTCGCGAACACGGTGTCGTCGGCAAATTCGTTGAATTCTATGGTCCCGGCCTGTCCAACATGAGCCTGGCAGACCGTGCCACGATTGCAAATATGGCTCCCGAATACGGTGCCACCATCGGATTCTTCCCCGTCGACGATGAAACACTGAACTACATGCGTCGCACCGGACGTACTGACGCGGAAGTTGATCTGGTCGAACGATACTACAAAGAACAGGGCATGTTCCGCACCGACAGTTCTCCCGAACCCAGTTTCACCAGCAAACTCGAACTTGATATTTCGACAATTGAAGTCTCGCTGGCCGGACCGAAACGTCCCCAGGACCGCATCGCTTTGACCGATATGAAATCACACTGGCACAGTGATCTCAGCAAAACCTTCGGCAAACAGGATCCTTCCAACACCAGCGTTGCCGTCGAATATAATGACCAGAACTTCAATCTGAAGGACGGCTCGGTTGTGATCGCCGCCATCACCAGCTGTACTAACACCAGCAACCCTTCTGTCATGCTGGGTGCCGGTCTGCTGGCCAAAAAAGCCGCTGAAAAAGGGTTGACCCGCAAACCATGGGTCAAAACCAGCCTGGCCCCCGGAAGCCGCGTTGTGACGGATTACCTTGAAAAAGCGGGCCTGACTCCTTACCTGGATCAGCTTGGCTTCAACCTGGTCGGATACGGCTGCACCACCTGTATCGGCAACAGTGGTCCACTGCCTGCTCCCATTTCCAAAGCGATCAATGAAAACGATATTGTTGCTGCCGCTGTCCTGTCCGGTAACCGGAACTTCGAAGGACGTATCAGTCCCGATGTCCGTGCCAACTACCTTGCCAGTCCACCACTGGTAGTCGCCTATGCGATTGCCGGTACAACGGACATCGATCTCAGCACAGAACCGCTGGGACAGGATCAGGATGGCAACGACGTCTTCCTGAAAGATGTCTGGCCTTCACAGGAAGAAGTCAACGCGACAATGGAATCATCCATCAATCCGGAAATGTTCCGCCATGAGTATGGCAAAGCCACTGAAGGTTCTCCGGAATGGCAGGCCATCAATGGCGGCGACGGAGATATCTTCGCCTGGGATGAACACAGTACCTACATTCAGGAGCCGCCGTTCTTCGTCGATATGCCTGTAACACCAGCTCCCATCAGTTCCATCAATGACGCGCGCGTTCTGGTTTCGGTAGGCGACTCGGTCACCACCGACCACATCTCACCCGCTGGTGCCATCAAAGCAGATTCCCCTGCCGGGAAATATCTGCAGGAAAACGGTATCACTCCCGCAAACTTCAACAGCTACGGCAGCCGCCGCGGTAATGACCGGGTGATGACTCGCGGTACCTTCGCGAATATTCGTCTCAGTAACCTGCTGGCCCCCGGGACCAGCGGAGGTGTCACCACCTACCTCCCGACCGGCGAACAGACTTCAATCTATGAAGCATCCCTCAAGTATAAAGAAGCCGGTACTCCACTGGTCGTCCTCGCGGGCGGCGATTACGGCATGGGTTCATCACGTGACTGGGCTGCGAAAGGAACATTCCTGCTGGGCATCAAAGCCGTCATCGCGACCTCGTTTGAACGCATTCACCGTTCCAACCTGGTCGGCATGGGCGTGCTGCCTCTGCAGTTCCGTGATGGAGAAAGCCGCGAAGAACTGGGGCTGGACGGAACGGAAACGTTTGACATCGAACTGGATGACAACCTGAAACCAGGCCAGGCCATTCGCGTCACCGCGACCAAGGAGAACGGAACCCAGGTACTGTTTACCGCCCAGTGTCGCATTGATACTCCCGTCGAAGTCGAATACTACCGTAACGGTGGAATTCTGCACAAAGTACTTCGCGACCTGGCTGCATCCTGA